From the genome of Desulfobaccales bacterium:
TGGCGCAGTTGCAGACGGGAGAGGTTCTGGGTGAGTTTGCCGTTGCGGGCCAAAGAGACGGTGCCGTTGGTTTCGGAGATCACCAGGGCCACGGCGTCGGAGTTCTCGGTAATGCCCACGGCGGCTCGGTGACGGGTTCCCAGGGTGGGGTCCAGGTCCGGGGCCTTGGAGAGGGGAAGCAGGCAGCCGGCGGCCAGGATGCGGTCCCCCTGGATGATGACGGCACCGTCATGGGTGGGGTTGTGAGGCCAAAACAAGCTCACCAGAAGTTCCCAGGTGATGAGGGCATCCAGGCGCACGGAGCCTTCCAGATAATCGGAGAGGCCCACTTGGCGCTCGAAGACGATGAGACCGCCGATGCGATGGTTGGCCAGGGTGTCCACGGCCTCGCAGATCTCCTCGGAGACCCCGGGGCCGGGACCGCTGGAGGGGGCCAGGGCTTTGCGACCCATGCGGCTTAAGACCCGGCGAATGTCGGCCTGAAAGAGAATGATGATGATGAGGAAGAAGCTCTTGACCACCCCGTCCAGAAGCCACTCGAGGGTAAAGAGCTCCAGGCGCCGGGCGGTGAGATAGCCGAGAAAGATGAGAAAAAGCCCGGCCAGGACCCAGATGGCCTGGGTGCCTCGCAGGATGAGGAGGACCTGGTAGATGAGGACGGCCACCAGGAGGATATCCAGGCCATCCTGCCAGCGGAGATTGGTGAAAAACGGGGGCATCAGGCCGGTATGCCGGGAAGCCCGGGAAATTGGCGCCTACCCGCAAGCAGAGGGGAATTTTCGCCTGGGCTTCCCTGGGATAGAGGGGTCAGCAGTTCCGGAGGGCGGGGCTTCCTTGGAGACATACTCCTCCCCCATCAGTCCGTTCCAGGAATTTGTGTAAGGGTTTGTGAGAGAAATGTCCAGGGAGCAGCGCTCCCCTGCCCCCCGTCCACTCCCTCACGTCCTGATTTCTTAGGGTTTAATTTTAATGGATTTCCCTGAGGTTGTCGACTCCCAGGAGGAAGCTCAGGCGGCCCGGATGGCCTGAAAAAGGGTAAAGAACTGGACGGCGGCGGCGACGTTGTGGACCCGGAGGATTTTGGCGCCTTTCAGGACGGCCGCGGCCAGGGCCGCCAGGGTGCCGTAATCCCGCTCGTCGGGGGGGAGGCCGCCCAGGTAGTGGCCGATGAAGGCTTTGCGGGAGGGACCCACCAGGAGGGGGCAGCCCAGGTCCAGGAAGGTATCGAGGTGGTTGAGGATTTGAAGGTTGTGGGCAAAGGTTTTGCCGAAGCCGATGCCGGGGTCCAGGACGATGGCCTGAGGGGCGATGCCCTGGCTCAGGGCGAAGTCCCGGCGCTCTGCCAGAAAGGCTTTGATCTCCCCCAAAAGATCATCGTAGCGGGGATCGGTCTGCATGTCCCGGGGGGTGCCCTTCATGTGCATGAGGATGACGGGCGCGCCGGTGGCGGCGGCCAGGGGGGCCAGATCGGGGTCGAAGCGGAGGGCGCTGATGTCGTTGATGATGTCGGCCCCGGCCCCAAGGGCCCGGCGGGCCACCTCGGCCTTGTAGGTGTCAATGGAGAGGGGCACGTCCATCTCCGCCCGAATGGCTTCGATCACCGGCAGGACCCGGCGCAATTCCTCTTCCAGAGGCACAGGCTCGGAGAAGGGCCGGGTGGATTCGCCGCCCACATCCAGGATGTCGGCGCCCGCGGCCACCAGGTGCCGGGCGTGGGCGAGGGCGGCTTCCAGAGAGAAATGTCGGCCGCCGTCGGCGAAGGAGTCCGGGGTGACATTGACGATGCCCATGATCAAGGGGCGGTCCAGGGCCAGGAGTTGTGACCAGAAAGGCGGGGTCATGGTTAGGGTGTTCCAATGTTAAAAGTTGTTGTCATCATTAGGAAAAAGGCGAGGTAGATTACTGGGAGAGGGGGCCAGGGGTCAGCGGCCCCCTGCCCCCTCTCCCAGGCCCTCTCCCCCAACCCCTTATGGAGTTTGCGAGGAGCGCGGATATACCTATGTTGGCCCTGCCGATAAAACCACTCACCAGTCCCCCTTGATGCCAAATGCTCAGGCGGTGAAGTACCAGAATCAGGCCTGCTGCAGGCCCAGGGAGAGGGGCGGAGGTTGCTCTTCCTCGGGGAGTGGGTGGGCCTGCTCCGCGGCGCTGAGGATGCGGTCGATGTCGGCGCTGTCCAGGGTCTCCTTTTCCAGGAGGGCCTGGGCCAGGGCCTGGAGGCCGGCCCGATGGCTGGCCAGGAGGCTTTTGGCCCGGTCGTAGGCGCCCAGGACCAGCTTTTTGATGGCGGCGTCGATGGTGCGGGCGGTCTCCTCGCTGAAATCCTTGGGCTGGGCGATTTCCCGGCCCAGGAAGACATGCTCCTCCCGCTTGCCGAAGGTGATGGGCCCCAGCTCCTCGCTCATGCCCCAATTGCAGACCATCTTGCGGGCCAGCTCGGTGGCGCGCTCCAGGTCATTGCCGGCGCCGGTGGTGAAGCGGTTAAAGACCAGCTCTTCGGCGGCGCGGCCGCCCAACAGGACGGCAAGGGTGGCCTGCAGATAGTCTTTGGAATAGGTGTGCCGCTCGTCCAGGGGGAGCTGCTGGGTGACGCCCAGGGCCCGGCCCCGGGGGATGATGGTGACCTTGTGAATGGGGTCGGTGCCGGGGAGAAGCCGGGCCACCAGGGTGTGGCCGGCTTCGTGGTAGGCGGTGTTGGTGCGCTCCTCCTCGCTTAAAATGAGGCTTTTGCGCTCCGAGCCCATGAGGACCTTGTCCTTGGCGCGCTCAAAGTCCTGCATGGAGACGGACTCCCGGTTGACCCGGGCGGCCAGGAGGGCGGCCTCGTTGACCAGGTTTTCCAGGTCGGCGCCGGAAAAGCCGGGGGTGCTGCGGGCCAGGATGGAGAGGTCCACGGAGGGGTCCAGGGGGACCCGGCGGGTGTGGACCCTGAGGATGGCCTCCCGGCCCTTGACGTCGGGGATGGGGACCACCACCTGGCGGTCGAAGCGGCCGGGGCGCAGGAGGGCGGGATCCAGGACGTCGGGGCGGTTGGTGGCGGCGATGAGGATGACGCCCTCGTTGGACTCGAAGCCATCCATCTCCACCAGGAGCTGGTTCAAGGTCTGCTCCCGCTCATCGTGGCCGCCGCCCAGGCCGGCGCCGCGGTGGCGGCCGACGGCGTCGATCTCATCGATGAAGATGATGCAGGGGGCGTTTTTCTTGGCCTGGAGGAAGAGGTCCCGCACCCGGGCAGCGCCCACGCCCACGAACATCTCCACAAAATCGGAGCCGCTGATGCTGAAGAAGGGCACCCCGGCCTCACCGGCGATGGCCCGGGCGAGCAGGGTCTTGCCGCTGCCGGGGGAGCCCACAAGCAGGACACCTTTGGGGATGCGGCCGCCCAGGCGGGTGAACTTTTTGGGGTCCTTGAGGAATTCAATGATTTCCGCCACTTCCTCTTTGGCTTCCTCAATGCCGGCCACGTCCTTGAAGGTGACCTTGACGGAGTTTTCCGTCATCAGGCGGGCCCGGCTCTTGCCGAAGGACATGGCCTTGCCGCCGCCGGCCTGCATCTGGCGCATGAAAAAGATCCAGATACCCACCAGCAGGAGCATGGGGAGCCAGGAGACCAGGAGGGTGGTGTACCAGGGGGTGTCCTCCTTGGGCCGCACGCTGATCTCCACTTTCTTGTCCTGGAGGAGGCGGATGAGGTTGGGGTCGTTGGGGGAATAGGTTTTAAAGGGCTTGCCGTCCGCCTGCTCGCCGGTGATCTCCTCGCCCTGGAGCAGGACCTTGGTGACCTTGCCGTTTTTCACCAGCTCGAGGAACTGGGTATAGCTGATGGAGGTCTTGGCGCGGGTCTGCTCGGTGGTGTTGAAATAATTGAAGAGGAAGATCATCACCAGGCTGATGAGCAGCCAGAGGGCGATGTTCTTGTATAAGGGGCTTAAACGATTATTCATGCTGACCCTGGGGCTTTGGGGGGTGATCGTCTGTATTCACTAGAAATATACGTTTATTTTGGCAAAAAGCAAAGTGATTCTTGGGGTTGCCGGGTGGAGGGGCAAAAGGTTCAGGAAAGGTCAAGGGTTTCGCCTGGGGAAGGATCATCCGCCGAGAGACGGGAGAGAAGAGCTGCCAGGTTGGCTGCCGCCTGCTGATGGTAAGGGTTGATCTTCAAGGCTTCCTGGAAACAGCGGGCGGCCTGGTGAGGGGAATCCCGGGCCTGGAGGCACTCTCCCAGGAGGTTGAGGACCCGGGCGCTTTTTTTGCGGCGCGGGAGCGGCAGCTGGTGCAGAAGGTCCAGGGCCTGATGGGGGAAGCCGGCGGCCAGGCAGCGCTGAGCCTCCTGGATGAGCCTTTCCCCGGGGCCGGGGAAGTGGCGGCCTTTGAGGATGGCGGTCAGCTGGCGCTGGAGGGCAGGGAGGCGGAAGGGTTTGAGGAGATAGCCGTCCACTTCGCTTTCCACCGCAGCAGCGACAATCTCTTCGGCCACTTCGCCGGTGATGAGGAGGAAGGGGGTGTGCTCATAGCGGGGGTGGCCCCGGAGGCGCTTTAAGAGTTCCAGGCCGGTCATGCGGGGCATGTTGATGTCGCAGACCACCACGTCATAGAGGCGCTCCTGGAGGAGCTCCCAGGCCTCCAGGCCATCGGCGGCCTGGCGGATGGGGGAGGCCACGCCCAGCTGTTGGAGCATCTGGGTCAGCAGACGGCGGATGGCGGGGATATCGTCCACCACCAGGACCTGGAGGGGGGCGAAAAGGTCCCGGGGGGGCCCATCCGGCGGAGTCGAAGCGCAGACCTGGGTCATGGCAAGATCACCTCAGGCACTTTGCTGATGGTATCGGCAAGGAACTGGTGAAGTTTAATAAAAAAGCGGGCCAGGGGCCCGCCGGAGTTTTGGAAGGCGCCAGGAATCAGCCGGGAAGAGGCAAAAGGGCCAGGAGGTTTTCCCGGGCGATGCGCCAGGGGCCGGAGCCGAAGCGGGTGCCGGGCAGGCGGCCATCCTTGATCATGCGATAAACGGTGCGGCGGGAGAGGCAGAGGATATCCGCCACTTCATCGGGCCGAAAAAACCGCTTTTTCCAGATAAGGTCCATGGAAGTCCTCCGGTAGCGGGAGACGGGTGACTGTCTCCCGTGCTTTTTTCCTGAGAAATAGCAAGGGATATGCCGCCTGGGGAGGCGGGGCAGGCGGCGCGCCGGCGGCAGATGGACCCTTGTAACTTAGGGAAAAAGTTCCTCCCAAGGGAATCCTTCTAGGTTTTTTCCTTATTTTTGCCTCAGTTATATCCTGGTTTTTGCCTCAGGAAATATATGATGATGGCATGGTGAACAAAGTCAGGTCCCGGCCCCCATGGGCACCCTGAGCCTCCCGATACCTCCTCCTTTAATTATCTCACTAAAATCCTTGTATTTTTTGCTGCACATGCAAAAGGGGACCCTGCAGCTCCAGGGAGTTTTGTGACATCCGGGGACAGGTGTCTTGCGGCCGGACACGGTTCTTGAAAGAGAAGGGGCCAAAACCGGCAAGGAGCGATGGAGATGAACAGAGAGAAGTTGCTGCGCCCCAGGGAAGTGGCGATGCGGCTGGGGATCTCCAAGTCGTCGGTGTACCGCTGGTTTTGGGAAGGCAAGCTCAAGGGGGTGAAGCTGAGAGGGGGACCGGTGCGGATTCTGGAGAGTTCGGTGCGGCGGCAATTGGCGGGGCCAGAAGTCCGCCTGGCGTAGGCAGCTCAGGCAGGAGAAGCGACCCGGGGGGAGTCCAGGGCGGGACAGGTGCGGGGGGCCATGGCGGGCAACAGGAAATCGGGGCGACAGGGGAAGCGGGAGCTCTATTACGCGGAGGTGCAGTCCCTCTATCTGGCCGGGAAGGAGTTGCGGGAGATCGAGGAGATCTATCCCGTGTCCCGCCAAACGCTGCTGAGGTGGCAGAAGGAGGGGCAATGGGAGGAGAAGCGGCGGCAGGCGCTGGTCTCCCCCCGCTGGCTGGGGCAGGCCCTCAAGGGAATTCTGCGGGAGAAGACCAGCCGGCTGTTGGCCAAGGGGGATCTGACCCCGCCGGAGCTGGAGGAGCTGAGCCGGCTCATCACCTTGATTGAGCGGCTGTGCAGCAACACCTGGGATATCCGCTCGGCGGCGCTGGAGGTGATGGACCGCTTCGGTGAGTTCCTGAGGGAATGGGTGAAGGACAAGGAGGAGATCCGGCGGTTTTCCACCTGGATGCAGGAGTTTTTCCGCAAGCTGGAGGAAGAAGAGGACCAGACAGGGTAGCAAGGCGGGTGGAGTGCCTGGGCGGCGACGAAGGGATGAGGGCAGGGGAAGGGGGTGCCCCTGCCCCTCACCCGGGGTCGGGCAAGGGGAGTCCCCCTTAATGGGAGTCAGAAACGGAGCGGCGCATGACTCTGAGGAAGAAGCTGAGCAAACGGGAGTTCCGACAGAAGGCGGATGACATCCTGATGCGCCTCACCATGGAGGTGACCCCGTTTTGGGGGGACAACCGGGAAAAAAGGGAGGAGCGCCTCCGGCGGGCGGCGGCGGACCCGCTGTATTTTTGCCGCACCTACCTGCCGCACTATTTCTCGGTGGCCCCGGCACCCTTCCATTACGAACTGGTGCGCCTCTTGGAGGAGCCCCGGGAGGTGGTGCGGCCCATCGTGGTGGCAGCCCCCCGGGAATTCGCCAAATCCACGGTGTGCAGCTTCGGCTACGTGCTGCACCAGATCTGCTTCCGGCGGCGCAAGTTCATCATCATCGGCAGCGACACGGAGGATCTGGCCAGCGACCTCACCGGCTACCTGTATGTGGAGATGCTCTACAACGAGCGGCTGCGCCAGGATTTCGGGGAGCTGGTGAAGCCCAACAAGACGGTGGATGACTTTGTGACCCTCAATGACATCCGGGTGAAGGCCCGGGGTCGGGGCCAGCGCCTCAGGGGCCTGAAGCACAAGCAGCACCGGCCGGACCTGGTGATCCTGGATGACCTGGAAAACGACCTCAATGTGCGCAACCCGGAGATCGTGCAGCAGATCCTGGACTGGGTGCAGAGCGCGGTCTATCCGGCCATTGAGGCCCACGGCACCCTGCTCATCATCGGCACCATCCTCAAGCAAAAGAGCGCCTTGCACATCATGCTCACCAGCGAGGCGGAGCCCTACTGCAATTTTGAGCGGCGCATTTACCGGGCGCTGAACGAAGACGGCAGCTCCCTGTGGGAGGCGAGACACCCGGCGGCGCGGCTGAGATTGCAGAAGCAGATCATGGGCACCGCGGCCTTCAACCGGGAGAAGATGAATGAGCCGGAGCCGGAGGGGGGGATGTTCCGGGAGGAGTGGATCCACTACTACCATCCGGGGAGCCTGAAGGACCGGGAGCTGGTGGTGGTGGGGTTTTTCGACCCCTCCCTGGAGAGCGGCAGCAGCGCGGACTACAAGGCGGTGGTGACGGTGGGGTATGCCCCGGCGGAGCAGGTGTTTTATGTGCTGGACGCCTTCATCCAGAAGACGACTCTGGAGCAGACGCTCAGGGCCATCTTCAACCGGCACCGGGAGCGGCCCTATCAGGTCTTCGGGGTGGAGGACAACCTGTTTCAGCGGCTGCTTCTCAAGGAATTCGACACCTTGGGGAGGGAGCTGGGGCTGGTGCTGCCGGTGAAGGGGGTGACCCACCGGCTGGCCAAGGAGACCCGGGTGGCGGCGCTGTCGCCCTTGCTGGAGCGGGGCAAGATCCGCTTTATCCGGGGGCACTCGGACCAGGAGCTCCTGATTGAGCAATTGCTCTATTTCCCTTCCAAGACGCTGCACGACGACGGGCCGGATGCCCTGGAAGGGGCGGTGAGGCTGGCGCAGCAGTTCCAGGGGTTGGGGGCGGCCACGGTGCCCTATGTGCGGGTGCGGAGCCGCATGTTCAGTAGCCGAGGAGCTTTTTAAAGGAGGCGGATTTGGGGGCGGGGTGGAGTGCCGCCCCGAGGGGGAGAAAAGGACGGCCCATGAGGATCAAGGACTTTTTCGGCAGGTGGTGGAAACCGGAGAAGGAGCCGGTGGAGCGGGAACTGGGGGCGGTGAGCCTGGCGGACCGCTGGAGCACTTATCCCAGCGCAGGCCTCACCCCAGGCAAGCTGGCGGCCATCTTCCAGGAGGCGGACCAAGGGGCGGTGACCCTGCAGATGGAGCTTTTTCAGGAGATGGAGGAGAAAGACGCCCATCTGGCGGCGCTCCTGCAGACCCGGAAGCTGGCGGTGCTGAGTCTGGATTACGAGGTGCTGCCCTACGCCAAGACGCCGGAGGACGAACATATCGCCCGGGTGGTGGGGGAGCTGGTGTACGGCATTCCCCGGCTGGAGGAGGCTTTCCTGGATCTGCTGGATGCCATCGGCAAGGGGTTTGCGGTGGTGGAGGTGCAGTGGGAACGCATCGGCAGGCAGGCCCGGGTGGCGGAACTGCGGTGGATTCCGCAGAAGCGGATCACCTTTGTCAATGATCTCATTCCCCGGCTGCTGACGGACAAGGAGCCCTGGAAAGGGGAGGAGATTCCGCCCTGGCGCATCATCTACCACCGCTACAAGGCCCGAAGCGGCTATGACACCCGGGCGGGGGTGCTCCGGGTGGTGGGCTACATGTACCTCCTCAAGAACTTTGCCCTGAAGGATTGGGCGGCTTTCAACGAGGTCTTCGGGATGCCTTTGCGCCTGGGGAAGTATGATCCGGCGGCCACGCCGGCGGACCGGGAAAGCCTCATCCAGGCCATCCGCTCTTTGGGGACGGATGCGGCGGGCATCATCAGCAAGAACACGGAGATTGAGTTTGTGGAGGCCACCAGCCGTCTGAGCGGCAGCCACAACCCCTACCAGGTGCTGGCGGAGTTCTGCAACCGGGAGATGTCCAAGGCGATTTTGGGGCAGACCC
Proteins encoded in this window:
- the cdaA gene encoding diadenylate cyclase CdaA produces the protein MPPFFTNLRWQDGLDILLVAVLIYQVLLILRGTQAIWVLAGLFLIFLGYLTARRLELFTLEWLLDGVVKSFFLIIIILFQADIRRVLSRMGRKALAPSSGPGPGVSEEICEAVDTLANHRIGGLIVFERQVGLSDYLEGSVRLDALITWELLVSLFWPHNPTHDGAVIIQGDRILAAGCLLPLSKAPDLDPTLGTRHRAAVGITENSDAVALVISETNGTVSLARNGKLTQNLSRLQLRQELQNLLEPNDQRRSLLERLAGLLRTS
- the folP gene encoding dihydropteroate synthase, with protein sequence MTPPFWSQLLALDRPLIMGIVNVTPDSFADGGRHFSLEAALAHARHLVAAGADILDVGGESTRPFSEPVPLEEELRRVLPVIEAIRAEMDVPLSIDTYKAEVARRALGAGADIINDISALRFDPDLAPLAAATGAPVILMHMKGTPRDMQTDPRYDDLLGEIKAFLAERRDFALSQGIAPQAIVLDPGIGFGKTFAHNLQILNHLDTFLDLGCPLLVGPSRKAFIGHYLGGLPPDERDYGTLAALAAAVLKGAKILRVHNVAAAVQFFTLFQAIRAA
- the ftsH gene encoding ATP-dependent zinc metalloprotease FtsH: MNNRLSPLYKNIALWLLISLVMIFLFNYFNTTEQTRAKTSISYTQFLELVKNGKVTKVLLQGEEITGEQADGKPFKTYSPNDPNLIRLLQDKKVEISVRPKEDTPWYTTLLVSWLPMLLLVGIWIFFMRQMQAGGGKAMSFGKSRARLMTENSVKVTFKDVAGIEEAKEEVAEIIEFLKDPKKFTRLGGRIPKGVLLVGSPGSGKTLLARAIAGEAGVPFFSISGSDFVEMFVGVGAARVRDLFLQAKKNAPCIIFIDEIDAVGRHRGAGLGGGHDEREQTLNQLLVEMDGFESNEGVILIAATNRPDVLDPALLRPGRFDRQVVVPIPDVKGREAILRVHTRRVPLDPSVDLSILARSTPGFSGADLENLVNEAALLAARVNRESVSMQDFERAKDKVLMGSERKSLILSEEERTNTAYHEAGHTLVARLLPGTDPIHKVTIIPRGRALGVTQQLPLDERHTYSKDYLQATLAVLLGGRAAEELVFNRFTTGAGNDLERATELARKMVCNWGMSEELGPITFGKREEHVFLGREIAQPKDFSEETARTIDAAIKKLVLGAYDRAKSLLASHRAGLQALAQALLEKETLDSADIDRILSAAEQAHPLPEEEQPPPLSLGLQQA
- a CDS encoding response regulator → MTQVCASTPPDGPPRDLFAPLQVLVVDDIPAIRRLLTQMLQQLGVASPIRQAADGLEAWELLQERLYDVVVCDINMPRMTGLELLKRLRGHPRYEHTPFLLITGEVAEEIVAAAVESEVDGYLLKPFRLPALQRQLTAILKGRHFPGPGERLIQEAQRCLAAGFPHQALDLLHQLPLPRRKKSARVLNLLGECLQARDSPHQAARCFQEALKINPYHQQAAANLAALLSRLSADDPSPGETLDLS
- a CDS encoding helix-turn-helix domain-containing protein; amino-acid sequence: MDLIWKKRFFRPDEVADILCLSRRTVYRMIKDGRLPGTRFGSGPWRIARENLLALLPLPG
- a CDS encoding helix-turn-helix domain-containing protein, producing the protein MNREKLLRPREVAMRLGISKSSVYRWFWEGKLKGVKLRGGPVRILESSVRRQLAGPEVRLA
- the terL gene encoding phage terminase large subunit; protein product: MTLRKKLSKREFRQKADDILMRLTMEVTPFWGDNREKREERLRRAAADPLYFCRTYLPHYFSVAPAPFHYELVRLLEEPREVVRPIVVAAPREFAKSTVCSFGYVLHQICFRRRKFIIIGSDTEDLASDLTGYLYVEMLYNERLRQDFGELVKPNKTVDDFVTLNDIRVKARGRGQRLRGLKHKQHRPDLVILDDLENDLNVRNPEIVQQILDWVQSAVYPAIEAHGTLLIIGTILKQKSALHIMLTSEAEPYCNFERRIYRALNEDGSSLWEARHPAARLRLQKQIMGTAAFNREKMNEPEPEGGMFREEWIHYYHPGSLKDRELVVVGFFDPSLESGSSADYKAVVTVGYAPAEQVFYVLDAFIQKTTLEQTLRAIFNRHRERPYQVFGVEDNLFQRLLLKEFDTLGRELGLVLPVKGVTHRLAKETRVAALSPLLERGKIRFIRGHSDQELLIEQLLYFPSKTLHDDGPDALEGAVRLAQQFQGLGAATVPYVRVRSRMFSSRGAF
- a CDS encoding DUF935 family protein; this encodes MRIKDFFGRWWKPEKEPVERELGAVSLADRWSTYPSAGLTPGKLAAIFQEADQGAVTLQMELFQEMEEKDAHLAALLQTRKLAVLSLDYEVLPYAKTPEDEHIARVVGELVYGIPRLEEAFLDLLDAIGKGFAVVEVQWERIGRQARVAELRWIPQKRITFVNDLIPRLLTDKEPWKGEEIPPWRIIYHRYKARSGYDTRAGVLRVVGYMYLLKNFALKDWAAFNEVFGMPLRLGKYDPAATPADRESLIQAIRSLGTDAAGIISKNTEIEFVEATSRLSGSHNPYQVLAEFCNREMSKAILGQTLTTDTAGATGTYAAAKVHAQVRRDLVEADAQALAQTLREQLLRPLVGFHFGWEKPVPYFRFRYEEEEDLKTLSEVYRNLAALGMPLSVEHVAERFALPVPAAGEKLIDGKEVKG